From Myxococcales bacterium, the proteins below share one genomic window:
- a CDS encoding NADH-quinone oxidoreductase subunit M: MSAVQSPEPAQKNAPYSVLVVGAMLLVLASASYIVVPDFLAKVLGRLGGLLPLLVPALVVGAIPRNRSWGVRITMGLIAALLALFVQRMWPAAAEATDPAELPAESHTILSWLIALPFLGAVAILFAPRQAPRTLKAITLGVMIVSLFASIPLLRVSMGRDFHFVQDVVWVERFGIHYHVALDGISLWLVMLTVFTMPIAAYVSFGSIDTRIKDWCFSLLVLQGAMIGALVAMDLFLFYVFWELMLIPMYVMIGVWGGANRIKAAIKFFLYTMAGSVLMLVAIFYLAYTYSRASGGQVSFDYFELQRLAIPHNVQIWLFAAFALSFCIKVPMFPVHTWLPDAHTEAPTGGSIILAAVMLKMGTYGYLRFCMGLFPEACGWAAPTLGGIAVLGGILYGALCAWKQDDVKRLVAYSSVAHLGYVMLGIFAATPASIEGSVLQMINHGISTGALFLLVGAIYDRRHTRMLDEFGGLAKVMPVYATLFIIVSMSSVGLPGTNGFVGEFMIITGTFTSIRLNHVNGIQAVGAAIGVILAALYMLTAVQKMFFGKITKPENKKLTDLNGRELIAVTPLIGMIFIIGFFPQLLLEPMAGAVARIHDDYSSRIEQNPGPKFYQGPIKLQARRPEAPKKASAPEPEKAPAAEGH; this comes from the coding sequence ATGTCCGCCGTCCAATCACCCGAGCCCGCACAGAAGAACGCGCCGTACTCCGTCCTCGTGGTCGGGGCGATGCTCCTCGTTCTCGCGAGCGCGTCTTACATTGTCGTACCCGACTTCCTCGCGAAGGTGCTCGGTCGGCTCGGGGGGCTCCTCCCCTTGCTCGTCCCTGCCCTCGTCGTCGGCGCGATCCCGCGGAACCGCTCGTGGGGGGTGCGCATCACGATGGGGCTCATCGCGGCCCTGCTCGCCCTCTTCGTCCAGCGCATGTGGCCCGCAGCCGCGGAGGCCACCGACCCGGCGGAGCTCCCCGCCGAGTCCCACACCATCCTGAGCTGGCTCATCGCGCTCCCCTTCCTCGGCGCGGTGGCCATCCTCTTCGCGCCGCGCCAAGCGCCGCGGACGCTCAAAGCGATCACGCTCGGCGTCATGATCGTGTCGCTCTTCGCGAGCATTCCGCTGCTCCGCGTCTCGATGGGGCGAGACTTCCACTTCGTGCAGGACGTCGTGTGGGTGGAGCGCTTCGGCATCCACTACCACGTCGCGCTCGACGGCATCTCGCTCTGGCTCGTGATGCTCACGGTCTTCACGATGCCGATCGCGGCGTACGTGTCGTTCGGGTCGATCGACACCCGCATCAAGGACTGGTGCTTCTCGCTGCTCGTGCTCCAGGGCGCCATGATCGGCGCGCTCGTCGCGATGGACCTCTTCCTCTTCTACGTCTTCTGGGAGCTCATGCTCATCCCGATGTACGTGATGATCGGGGTGTGGGGCGGCGCGAACCGGATCAAGGCCGCCATCAAGTTCTTCCTCTACACGATGGCCGGCTCCGTGCTGATGCTCGTCGCGATCTTCTACCTCGCGTACACGTACTCGCGCGCGTCGGGTGGGCAGGTGAGCTTCGACTACTTCGAGCTCCAGCGCCTCGCGATCCCGCACAACGTCCAGATCTGGCTCTTCGCCGCGTTCGCCCTGAGCTTCTGCATCAAGGTGCCGATGTTCCCGGTGCACACGTGGCTGCCCGATGCCCACACCGAGGCGCCCACGGGGGGCTCGATCATCCTCGCCGCCGTGATGCTGAAGATGGGTACCTACGGCTACCTGCGCTTCTGCATGGGTCTCTTCCCCGAGGCCTGCGGGTGGGCCGCTCCGACGCTCGGCGGCATCGCCGTCCTCGGAGGGATCCTCTACGGTGCGCTCTGCGCCTGGAAGCAAGACGACGTGAAGCGCCTCGTCGCGTACTCGTCGGTCGCCCACCTCGGGTACGTGATGCTCGGCATCTTCGCGGCCACGCCCGCGTCGATCGAGGGCTCCGTGCTCCAGATGATCAACCACGGCATCTCGACCGGCGCGCTCTTCCTCTTGGTCGGCGCGATCTACGACCGCCGTCACACGCGCATGCTCGACGAGTTCGGCGGCCTCGCGAAGGTCATGCCGGTCTACGCGACGCTCTTCATCATCGTGTCGATGTCGAGCGTGGGCCTCCCGGGGACCAACGGCTTCGTCGGCGAGTTCATGATCATCACGGGCACGTTCACCTCGATCCGCCTGAACCACGTGAACGGCATCCAGGCCGTCGGCGCGGCGATCGGCGTCATCTTGGCCGCGCTCTACATGCTCACGGCCGTCCAGAAGATGTTCTTCGGCAAGATCACGAAGCCCGAGAACAAGAAGCTCACGGACCTCAACGGCCGCGAGCTCATCGCGGTGACCCCGCTCATCGGGATGATCTTCATCATCGGCTTCTTCCCGCAGCTCCTGCTCGAGCCGATGGCCGGGGCGGTCGCGCGCATCCACGACGACTACTCGAGCCGCATCGAGCAGAACCCCGGCCCGAAGTTCTACCAAGGGCCGATCAAGCTCCAGGCCCGCCGCCCGGAGGCCCCTAAGAAGGCCTCGGCGCCCGAACCCGAGAAGGCCCCCGCGGCCGAAGGCCACTGA
- a CDS encoding NADH-quinone oxidoreductase subunit N, whose product MLLAFALSPLLVVAVGALLLMLAEAFSKVRAGLALGTAIVFFAGLAFSASVWLYGIEAIPGVEVLAPWLVIDKFSMFMNALLCLGGGLAALLAGGYLPEHKIERGEFYSLLLFATFGAMMLAASGDFLTLFIGLETMSIGAYAMTAFRRTSPRSAEGALKYFLLGSFAAALLLYGFALLYGATGHTDLTGVGASIKTGENAPMVLVAMVLVLAGLVFKVSAVPFHMWTPDAYEGAPTPATTYMAVAVKSGAFAMLLRVLLTCFGDARSMSWSSGWPPVLAWIAVLTMTVANLIAGRQESVKRMLAYSSIAHAGYLLVGVVATMKSPAQGSASVLFYLLTYTVSTAGAFGTLILCGRFGAEAVSYEDLAGIGRRHPAAALPFSLFLVSLAGFPPTAGFFGKWFVFRAAMDGGFTWLTIVAFLNSVIGAYYYLRVLVFMYMREPAAGAPVATPMRSGYVNAALLLSAFLVVVLGVSPSLSIDVAMKAAAAFGAG is encoded by the coding sequence ATGCTCCTCGCCTTTGCACTGTCTCCCCTCTTGGTGGTCGCCGTCGGCGCCCTCCTGCTCATGTTGGCCGAGGCCTTCTCGAAGGTCCGCGCGGGGCTCGCCCTCGGCACGGCCATCGTGTTCTTCGCCGGGCTCGCGTTCTCCGCTTCGGTGTGGCTGTACGGCATCGAGGCGATCCCGGGGGTCGAGGTGCTCGCCCCGTGGCTCGTCATCGACAAGTTCTCGATGTTCATGAACGCGCTGCTCTGCCTCGGAGGCGGCCTCGCCGCGCTCCTCGCGGGCGGCTACCTCCCGGAGCACAAAATCGAGCGTGGCGAGTTCTACTCGCTCCTCCTCTTCGCGACGTTCGGCGCGATGATGCTCGCCGCCTCCGGAGACTTCCTCACCCTCTTCATCGGTCTCGAGACGATGTCGATCGGCGCGTACGCGATGACCGCGTTCCGTCGCACCTCGCCCCGCTCGGCCGAGGGGGCCCTTAAGTACTTCCTCCTCGGGTCGTTCGCCGCCGCGCTCTTGCTCTACGGCTTCGCGCTCCTCTACGGCGCGACCGGCCACACCGACCTCACCGGGGTCGGCGCGAGCATCAAGACGGGCGAGAACGCCCCGATGGTGCTGGTCGCCATGGTGCTCGTGCTCGCGGGCCTCGTCTTCAAGGTGAGCGCGGTGCCCTTCCACATGTGGACGCCGGACGCGTACGAAGGCGCGCCCACGCCCGCGACGACCTATATGGCGGTCGCGGTCAAGAGCGGCGCGTTCGCGATGCTCCTCCGCGTCTTGCTGACGTGCTTCGGTGACGCGCGCTCGATGTCCTGGTCGAGCGGGTGGCCCCCGGTGCTCGCCTGGATCGCGGTCCTCACGATGACCGTGGCGAACCTGATCGCCGGTCGCCAAGAGTCGGTGAAGCGCATGCTCGCGTACTCGAGCATCGCCCACGCCGGCTACCTCCTCGTCGGCGTGGTCGCCACGATGAAGAGCCCCGCGCAAGGAAGCGCGAGCGTACTTTTCTACCTACTCACCTACACGGTCTCCACCGCAGGCGCGTTCGGGACGCTCATCCTCTGCGGCCGCTTCGGCGCCGAGGCCGTGAGCTACGAGGACCTCGCCGGCATCGGTCGCCGACACCCGGCCGCGGCCCTGCCCTTCTCGCTCTTCTTGGTCTCCCTCGCCGGGTTCCCTCCCACGGCCGGCTTCTTCGGCAAGTGGTTCGTGTTCCGGGCCGCCATGGACGGGGGCTTCACGTGGCTCACCATCGTGGCGTTCTTGAACAGCGTCATCGGCGCCTACTACTACCTGCGCGTCCTCGTGTTCATGTACATGCGCGAGCCCGCGGCGGGCGCCCCCGTCGCGACGCCGATGCGCTCGGGCTACGTGAACGCCGCCCTCCTCCTCAGCGCGTTCCTCGTCGTCGTCTTGGGCGTCTCGCCGTCCCTCTCGATCGACGTCGCCATGAAGGCGGCCGCTGCGTTCGGGGCGGGATGA
- a CDS encoding carboxypeptidase regulatory-like domain-containing protein has protein sequence MSSSGLLRSVVVAALLVGCRDAPKDDGPKPPPSAPQAEAATPTPTAAPAATYYDAAKVNEIINPSKLPTYQGPTGSVEGTIVVRGAPPPATTGKRADFSKCPEAAAVYGSSFRVGATVGEGRTLADAVVAVTGYEGFVPAKTDHVETSFDACAYDRRTVLLTFGQRLDVYNRSKKQIVTPDIDGQPVLALRIAAPHSVSPVHLFPPNPGRFHLIDRGVLGYVDVDVYVLMHPLHATTSIEGTYRIDGIPAGKATVNVAHPAFTGDAAKDVTVAPNVVTRVDLVLSYGEDAGAKGDAGAKGDAGKIKPDPLR, from the coding sequence ATGAGCTCCTCGGGTCTTCTTCGTTCGGTCGTGGTCGCGGCGCTGCTGGTCGGCTGCCGCGACGCTCCGAAGGACGACGGCCCGAAACCTCCGCCGAGCGCGCCGCAAGCCGAGGCGGCCACGCCCACGCCGACCGCCGCTCCCGCGGCCACGTACTACGACGCGGCCAAGGTGAACGAGATCATCAACCCGTCGAAGCTCCCGACCTACCAAGGGCCTACGGGGAGCGTCGAAGGAACGATCGTCGTGAGAGGTGCGCCGCCACCGGCGACGACCGGCAAGCGCGCCGACTTCTCCAAGTGCCCCGAGGCAGCGGCCGTGTACGGCTCTTCCTTTCGCGTGGGGGCGACCGTCGGGGAGGGGCGCACGCTCGCGGACGCAGTCGTGGCGGTGACCGGGTACGAGGGGTTCGTGCCTGCGAAGACCGATCACGTCGAGACGTCGTTCGATGCCTGTGCGTACGATCGCCGGACCGTTCTCCTCACGTTCGGTCAGCGCCTCGACGTCTACAACCGCTCCAAGAAGCAGATCGTCACGCCCGACATCGACGGACAGCCGGTGTTGGCGCTCCGCATCGCGGCGCCGCACTCGGTCTCGCCTGTCCACCTCTTCCCACCGAACCCTGGTCGGTTCCACCTCATCGATCGGGGCGTCCTCGGGTACGTCGACGTCGACGTGTACGTGCTCATGCACCCCCTGCACGCGACGACCTCGATCGAGGGCACGTACCGCATCGACGGCATCCCGGCCGGCAAGGCGACGGTCAACGTCGCGCACCCGGCGTTCACGGGCGACGCGGCGAAGGACGTGACGGTGGCGCCGAACGTCGTGACACGCGTCGACCTCGTGCTCTCGTACGGCGAGGACGCGGGCGCGAAGGGCGACGCGGGCGCGAAGGGCGACGCCGGGAAGATCAAGCCCGACCCGCTGCGGTGA